A window of Gossypium raimondii isolate GPD5lz chromosome 7, ASM2569854v1, whole genome shotgun sequence genomic DNA:
GTAATATTTTCTTGTATGTTATTGATAGAAGTGTTCAGGCATTGATACTTGTTATAAATGCTATTACAGCTCATGATAGGGCCTCATTATTTTTTCTTGACTCTGCTGCCTCTAGTACTATCATTCTCAATGAACTCCAAGTTTGTTGGGCATATGTCCACGGAGCACACAGTCCTTTCTGTTCTTAGGACTGACATTCTGGGCGGGCTCTGTGCTTGCTAGACATGTGCTTGGATAGCCTATAGAGCACACGGTCCTTTCTACGAGCCCCTTAGATGTATACGAATTGAGACTAAAACCTTCCCCATATTCCTACGAGCTGGATTTGCGGCCTTGCCTTGCGACTTGGGGCCTTGACTTTGCCTCACGAGCTAGGTCTTTGGCTTTGCCTCACGAGCTTGCTTTGTTGTCCTCTTGTGGTTCACCTTGCACTCAATATTCTGATGAAACCTATCCGAGTCACGGGTCGAAGACCCAGATCCCTTTAAGACTCGGATCAATTATTACtgataaataacaaatatataaatattaataaagatGTTTTTGTAgtttcaaattaatattaaattcattaaaaacagacctaaagctaaaaaaaaaaaagggttcaaAGCGTTGCCCGGGGCAGCGGCCAGCAGAGAATGGGAGAAATGAAGTAGACATTCTACCAGCTCTGTccaaaactttattattatacgAATTTTAGATATCAGATGGCTCCACGGATATTGAAATTGATAATGCTTAACCTTCAATTTTTTATCTACCATTCTTAGAGCAACCTATGGCGTGACATTTTAACGGGAAACTATggatctcaattttttttttgtaacttttgttctattttttatgtttcaaGTATTCATGTTTTTTACActtatattcaaaaaaatatgagtatatatatttaaattgttttaaaaatttaaaaatataatatcaaaatatatctaTTCTCTAAACATTGATTTGAAATTGGGTAAGATAGATAATCAGCAGGGCCGCCAGGCATGAACAATGGATAACCcattttgaagatttccaaaagAACCAATCTTTCCGTTGCATAGTGCAGCAAATATACCTCTCAAAAAGAGTAAGCAGAACGTCAGAATTTCACTATAAAACGGGTTCGGAATGGAACAAGGCACCCCAGGAACAGTGAGTAACACGGGGAAAATGGCCAAGGCTACAACACTCCTCTTTCTTATGGCCATTATCCTGACTGAAGGAGCAAGGGATATGCCACTGAAAGACCAAGTTTACAGTCCCCAGGGCCTCCTTGGTCTTTGGGGCCTTCCTTTATTTGGTTTGCCACTTCCCTTCTTTAAACCACCCCCATGTCTCGGGCATGGAGGACCATGCTGCGGAGGTCTGTTTCCATTCCTCGGGAAACCTAAAGCTGGGACACCCCTCAAGAATTTCACTAAAGCTGATGTCAATGGCGATGCCATTGACCCATCCCCATGACCCAGCCGGTACAGGAGCTCACAGCCACCGCCGGTTTAACTGTAGTCATGTTAATAAAGATCGTACCACCTAGTTGAGTAGTGGCTATGTTTGTGCTTTTTGTTGTACTTGAATTAATGGGAAGTTCACAAGCTTCTAGTGATCTTTTACTTAAGATCATCCGTCGACAAACAATTAAAAGAAGTTCTGCGTATACAATAGATTTCAAACAAACAGCCCCACCACCACCTCAtgtttaaaaggaaaacaaaaagctAACAAAGGTAATTCAGCCTGACTTATGCTTGTGGCtgataaattgcttgttttTGAAGGCACAATGGGGTCATATAAGTTCAACATAGGGAACTTAGGCTACCACCTTTCAAACCAACCAAACTTGCCTAACGCAATTCACCTTAACCAGCAAAACAGGCAGACAACCGAGACCAATCGGTTCACAAACCTTAGCAGAAGGTGCAATATAAGGGGAGTCCACAACCACAAGCAACCTAAAGTCAATTTCTTTTACTGTACATAAATAAGTTGTTTGTCAAGTCtagatttaattcaaataataatgatGCTGAGGTTATCAACTGGCAGATTCACATGCATCTAAGAAAGCAATGAAAAGCATGCTCAGATAACTTGTCAAAAAGATTGTTTGCAGAAATATAGTTTAAAGCTTGGGCATCTTGAAGAttccaaaatccaaaaattagcTCCGCTGATGCACAGAATTCAAtgcttctttctcttttcaattGCAGTTTGAGTTATCCCTGAAATAGAATAGCAACCATCATCAGAAGTTAATTTGAAAGAATGAATAATATCATTCAGAAAGCTGGCTACATAATTGAAAGAACATCTTGAAGCCCAGTATCATGACAGAAACAGAATGCTTTAGAAAAATGGCAGCGTAACAGTACATATATAATTCCCTTTCACAACCTTTGATTCATTTTCCTTCCAAAAAGACAtaacacacatacacacacacagAACAGCAAGTTTACATCACTAATTGGGCATGAAGCTCATTTTCAGCTGGCTGATGGAAGGAAGACCCTAATTAGTTCCTTTACAGTCACTCTTTTCCTGCAAGTTGGGCATTTTCCCTGGGCTGCTATTGCAGCTTTGATGCATGCCTTGCAGAAAATGTGCCCACATCTTGTTGACATCTCCTCATTTAATGAACCCATACAAATTGGACAAGTGAAGGTTGGCTCCTTGGGAAGTGGCTGGGGCTTTGTAATTTCCTTGACCTGCCAATCAATTAGTTAGTGACTTTTATTCATAACTTCAACAAAAAGCCAGAGGTGCCACTGCATGAGAACATGTGAATGGACAAAAAGTTGGGAGATGTCCAGTCAAAATGTCTTAGATCTGATGACTAGAAACATATGTACACCCTATCCTTGAAAAAATCTGCCTTGCATCTTTTGTAAGCACTAAGAAATAAAGTTCTTACCATAGACTGCGGTGAACTCTCCAAATTGATATACCGATCACAATTGATAACTACTGGGGTCGGAGGAAGTCTCCTGCACCTGTTCAGGTTATTATTAGTTGACCGAGCAGGCCGCCCTGGAAGGAGAGAAATGTGAGCTGCAACAACTTCAAATACCTAGTAATCTAGGGTCCAACACTTCAACtacaaaagaataaataaagtaaataaagaaCCACCAGTCTCTAAGTTGATTGACCTATCCAGTGACACAAGAAACATAAAATTGGAGTAGATCAGTTCGCTGCGAAATAACATTTACCTCACTTGAGGAAAAGGTTTGTTTTATTCTAGTGCTTGAGCCATCAGTAAACAGTACAACCCACTTCACAGGCCCCGATTAAGGGCAAACAGCTCAGAGACATGTGTATATTCTATGATCCCCTTAACAAACTAATATAGACTATAAAGTTATCAAAAATTAGTAGTATATAGTTCTAAATCTAAAGCAATCACACCAAAAATATGTTCTGAGAACTCGAGGACATACGAAACAAAGTTTTAATACAATTCTCAGaagtatataaagaaaaaattgatcGGTTTCTTCTAATGAGTTATGAGGCACATGATGTCAAATAGATTTCCACTTGGATTAAAGACATGTTTGGTTAATAGATTGTGATTGCTTTGCTTGTAATTGTCATTTCTGAAGAGAATTCATCCAGGTTCCTTCCGTATTCctattaatcttttattattattattattatttggtattTTATCACCCAAAAAAACCACACGAAAATCCCTTATGATCAACAAGTTAAAGGGTGGTCTTAAGTTTCCCTGAGGACCCTCTaactcataaaaataattaatcaccTAAATCATGTcagaaatcaaattattatgGGCGTCAATAATATAACTAAAATGGAATCTTTTGACGTCGAGCAGATATATAGAACAAGGTTCTTTTATGCAACATGCTTACGGCAATGCAGGTAGcagatgatgaaaaagaaaatattagacACACCCTTCCCTAATAAATTTAGCTACCTGAATCTACGTCAACAACAGTCCTTCCACGGCTTCTCCTAGAATTGTTTTTAGCCTGACATAACACCCCAAGAAAATTAATAACAGTCTACATAATGCAAATGAATCCATAAAGACAAGTTTAATGTACAGTTAATGTGAAAACAAAATACTATTGAACAAGAACTGCATACCGCTGCGAATGCTATAGCGGAAGATTCAATTACATCACCATCATGCAAATGAATCCATAAAGACAGGTTTAATGTACAGTTAATGTGAAAACAAAATACTATTGAACAAGAACTGCATACCGCTGAGAATGCTATAGCAGAAGATTCAATTACATCATCATCAATAGCTTCAACATCAATAGTTGCAGATGGTGGAGGCTGTACGGGTTGAGCAGTCAGTTGCTCAGATCCAGCCTGCTGCGAAGTACCCTCCTGTTCCCTGATTTCAGTGGGAGGAACATTGAGATCCAGGAGTGCCTTCCTTCGTCGATACCCTCTAAGAGAAGGCCCCCTCACTTCTATTGTGCTCATGTTCGgcttaatatttttcctaagtGCTATTCAAATATGCAGCCTCAACAATACCTAAAAACAATCACCTTGAACTTCAACATCAAGTTTTCACTAAAACCAATAAATTCTTTCACCTGATTGAAGCACGAGAAAAATTAACACTTGAAAAGTATAAGAAACTCACAAATACTTGATTCAATCTCGACAGTTACAAAAAAAACTCATGATTTAGAACTCAAAAAGATCCAGAAAATGAGCAGACAGACACTTAATTCTTCTAAACtcttaatttgaaaaaaatgaaagagtaatatgcaaatagtaatttgaataatattttagcaaaaaagatatcttttttttct
This region includes:
- the LOC105799294 gene encoding uncharacterized protein LOC105799294, whose amino-acid sequence is MSTIEVRGPSLRGYRRRKALLDLNVPPTEIREQEGTSQQAGSEQLTAQPVQPPPSATIDVEAIDDDVIESSAIAFSAAKNNSRRSRGRTVVDVDSGRPARSTNNNLNRCRRLPPTPVVINCDRYINLESSPQSMVKEITKPQPLPKEPTFTCPICMGSLNEEMSTRCGHIFCKACIKAAIAAQGKCPTCRKRVTVKELIRVFLPSAS